The nucleotide window GAGCTGGCGGCGGGCGAGGCCCTCCAGGTAGAGGTCGTCGGTGCGCAGGCGGTGGATCTCGTCCCGCAGACGCACGTTGTGCTCCATGAGCGCGAAGGTCGCCTGCCCGAGCGCCCGTCGCTCGGCGCGCAGGCGCAAGAGGTGCGCGATGCCGTGCTCGCCGAGCAGGACCGAGGCGGCGACGCCCGTGATCGCGAGCACGAGCGCCGCGCTCAGCACCTGCCCGCCCCCCATGCGCACCGGGCGACTGGTAACCGAAAGAGGGCGGCGAGGCAAACCTGCGCCGGCGGGGAGCTGGTGTAAAACGCTCTGCTACTCCGCCACACGCATCCTCGGGAACGACATTCTAGGCGAGCGCGAGCCTCGGTAGCGCCTGCCGAACCGGTTTCAAAAATATTTTCCAAAACGCCGATCTTCTCTTGACTCGCTCCCCCGGCCGCTTCTATACTCCGCGCTGTTGGGAGGCGGGGTGGTGGGGATTCTCGCCTGGGAGATGGGACGGAGGTTTCTCACTTCCAACAGGAGGTAAGCATGGCCAAGAAGAAGGCAAAGAAGGCAAAGAAGAAGAGCAAGGCAAAGAGAAAAGGCCGGAAGTAGGCGGCGAAGATCAAGTGACTGTTTCACTGCTTCTGACCTGCTAGGCACATAGAAGACAAGTAGAGAACAAAGGATTTCTTCTCAGGCGAGAACGGGCCGCCCTCGGGCCCGGAGAAAGGCCCTTCGGCAATTCCGAAGGGCCTTTTTCGTGGCGCCGCGGGAATGCTGACCGCAGAGACGCTGCCAGCGGAGGGCGGGCGCTATGCAGCCGCGCTCGTGTGCATCCCCGGGCTGTGGGCGGGAAGCGGCATCTGGCGCGGGTTTGCGAGCTTTCTCGGCCACCGCGGCTGGGAGTGCCACCTGCTCGACGTGCGCGGCGTGCCGGGCGGTCTCGGCGCGCGGGCCGCGGCGGTGCGCGCGTACGCGACCGCCCTGCCGGCGCCGGCCATCCTGGTCGGGCACGACGCCGGGGGACTCGTCGCGCTCGCCGCCGCGGCCCATGGGGCGACGGCGGCCGTCGTGCTGCTCACGCCGCTCGCACCCGGCAGCCGTGCGGCCCGCCGGCTCGTCCTGGCCCCACGGACCCTGCTCGCGCTCCTGGTCGGGAGCCCGGTGCCGCCGCCGGCCGGGCGGGCCGCGGCGGCGTGGGCGGACATGCCGCCCGGGCTGCGAGCGAGCCTGGGGCCCGAGGGCGCGGCCGCCGTGCGCGAGATCTTGTGGGGCCGAGTGCGCCCCACGCCGGCGCGGGGGATGCCGGCGCTCGTCGTCGCGGGCGCGTGCGATCCCCTCCTGCCGCCACCGGCCGCCGACGCGCTGGCGCGGGCCGTCGGCGCGGAGCTGCAGATGCTCGAGGGTGCGAATCACTGGCCGCTCGGGGGCGCGCGCTGGCAGCCGGCGGTCTCGCTGGTGCATCGCTGGCTCGTGCAACGGCTCGGCGAGCCGCTCCTCGAAACCTACGCCGAGGCGATGGCGGACCGGGAGCCGAACGACCGCGACTAGTGTGGTGTCCGTCGTGACCACGGGGCGCATACGCAAGCCACGGGCCGGAACGACGAACGCGGTGTCAACGCGATGTCACGGTCGGCAGCGGGGCGCGGGACCGGACCTTGACGGCCCGCCGCCGCGGGGCTAGGGTCACGCGCACTGCACGGGGTGTCCGCGCCGCCCCTTCGCATGGAGGTAGCCAGCGACAAGCCGGGCGCGGCATGCCCTCGCCAGCACGTGTGGATGTGATGATCGCCCGGTGGGGACTGGCTCGAGAGGCCGCCTCCTGATCGTGGGTGGAGGAGATGTCGTTGGAGACGAACGCGCCCGCGGCCGAGCCGAATGATGCGGTCGACCGGCTGGAAGCCGTCAGCGACACGGCGCTGGCGCTGCTCTCGCTCGACGACCTGCTGCACGAGCTGCTCGCCCGCGTGAAGCGCATCCTCGCCGCCGACACCGCCGCCATCTTCCTCCTCGACGGCGACGTGCTCGTCGAACGCGCGGCCACGGGGCTCGAGGAGGAGGACACGCGCGAGGTGCGCATCCCCGTCGGCGCGGGCTTCGTCGGGCGGGTGGCGGCGGACCGACACCCCGTCGCCATCGAGAACGTCGACCGCGCCCAGCTGGCGCACCCCGTGCTCCGCGAGAGCGGCATCCGTTCGCTCCTGGGCGTCCCCATTCTCTTCGAGGGGCGGGTGGTCGGCGTGCTCCACGTGGGCACCCTCCAGCCGCGCCAGTTCCGCCGCGCCGACGCGCAGCTCCTCCAGGTGGTGGCCGACCGGATCGGGCTCGGGATCGAATACTCCCGCCTCTACGAGCAGGAGCGCAACGCTCGCGCCCGTTCCGAGGTCGAGCAGCGGCGCAGCCGCTTCCTCGCCAACGTGAGCGCGCTGCTCGCCACGACGCCGGACTACGAGCCGACGCTGCGCAACCTGGCCCGGCTGGCGGTGCCGGAGCTGGGCGATTGGTGCGTGATCGACATGCTCGGCGAGCAGGGCCTGATGCGCCGGGTCGCGGTCGCGCACGTGGACCCGACGAAGGAATCGCTCGGGTGGGAGCTCGAGCGCCGCTACCCGATGCGCCCGGACGACGCCTACAGCCCGGCGCGGGTCGCCCGCACGGGGCGGCCGCAGCTCGTCGCGGAGGTCACCGAGGCCATCCTGGCCGAGGCGGCGCGCGACGTGACCCACCTCGACCTGCTCCACCAGCTCGGGCTGGCATCGGCGATCACCGTCCCGCTGGTCGCGCGCGGCCGGACCCTCGGCACGCTGAGCGTCGCGATCTCGGCGTCGGGACGCCGCTACACCCAGGAGGATCTCATCTTCATGGAGGAGGTCGCGGCCCGCGCCGCGCTCGCGGTGGACAACGCGCGCCTCTACCGCGAGGCCCAGGAGACCAGCCGGCTCAAGGACGAGTTCCTCGCCACCCTCTCGCACGAGCTGCGCACGCCGCTCACCAGCGTGCTCGCGTGGATGTGGATGCTGCGGCGCGGGCGGCTCGACCAACCCGCCGCCGAGCGCGCGCGGGAGACTATGGAGAAGAGCATCCGCTCGCTCCTGCACATCATCGACGACCTGCTCGACGTATCGCGCGCGATCAGGGGCCAGCTGCGTCTGGACGTGCGGCCGATCGGCCTCGTCCCGGTCATCCAGGCCGCCGTCGACGCCGTGCGCCCCGCCGCCAGCGCCAGGGACATCCGGCTGCGGACGACCATCGACGCCGACGCCGGGCCGATCCAGGGCGATGCGAGCCGGCTGCAGCAGGTGATCTGGAACCTGCTGATCAACGCGATCAAGTTCACGCCCGTCGGCGGCCGCGTTCACGTTCGCCTGGAGCGCGACGATTCGAGCGCGATCGTCACCGTGAGCGACAGCGGCCCCGGCGTCCCGCGGGAGTTCCTCCCGCACGTGTTCGAGCGCTTTCGCCAGGCCGACGCGGGCTCGACGCGCGCGCAGGGCGGCCTCGGGCTCGGGCTCGACATCGTGCGCCACCTGATCGAGCTGCACGGCGGCACCGTGAAGGTGGACAGCCCGGGAGAGATGGGTGGCGCGACCTTCACGGTCACGGTGCCGCTGCACGAGCCCGAGCGCGCGGCGGCCGCCGAGGCCGGCGCGCCGGCCGAGCCCGCGAGGCCGGAGCTGGCCATCGCGCCCTCCTCGGCGCTCGACGGCGCGCGCGTGCTGGTCGTGGACGACGAGGCGGACGCGCGCGAGGTCCTGAGCGTGCTGCTCACGGGTGCGGGCGCGGAGGTGCGGACGAGCGCCTCGGCCGCCGAGGCGCTCGACGTCCTCAAGCGCTGGCAGCCCGACGTCCTGGTCGCGGACATCGCGATGCCGGGCGAGGACGGCTACGAGCTGCTCTCCCGGGTACGGGACCTCGCGCCGAGGCAGGGGGGAGAGACCCCCGCCCTGGCCCTCACGGCCTACGCCCACCCGGAGGATCGGGAGCGCGCGCTGTCGGCCGGCTTCCACGACTACATCCCCAAGCCGTTCGAGCCTCCTTCGCTCGTGATGGCGATCGCCCGGCTGGCGCGCACCCGCCGCGCCACCCGCCGGCGAGCCGCCGCGCCGCGGCCCGGAGGCCTCATCATGCTGGTGGAGGACGACCCGGGCACGTGCGAGTACAGCTGCGCGGTGCTGAGGGACTGCGGCTACCGCGTGCTCACGGCGCAGAGCGGGGAGGAGGCGTTGCGGGTGTGGGCGAAGCACCGCGGGGAGATCGATCTCATCGTGACGGACCTGATGATGCCGCGCTCGAGCGGAGTGGACGTGTACCGCACGCTGCGCGCGGAGCAGGCCGACGTGCCCATCATCATCGTGTCCGGCTACCCGCTGGTGGCGGAGATGCTCGGGGCCCGGCAGGAGGGGGTGGTCGAGTGCCTCGAGAAGCCGGTCGCGCCCGAGCAGCTCGCGGCCTCGGTGCGCCGCGCGCTCGCGCGGGAGGCCTGGGCGGGCTGAGCCGCATCGCGCGGCGCCAACCCCCGTGCCACCCCGGGTCCCGAGCCTCGTCCTGGTGACCGACCGGGGCGGGACGGCGGGCCGCGACCTCGTCGCCGTCGTGGCCGCGGCCCTCGACGCGGGCCTGCCCGCCGTGCAGCTCCGCGATAAGGACCTCCCCGGACGGCCGCTCCTC belongs to Deltaproteobacteria bacterium and includes:
- a CDS encoding alpha/beta fold hydrolase → MLTAETLPAEGGRYAAALVCIPGLWAGSGIWRGFASFLGHRGWECHLLDVRGVPGGLGARAAAVRAYATALPAPAILVGHDAGGLVALAAAAHGATAAVVLLTPLAPGSRAARRLVLAPRTLLALLVGSPVPPPAGRAAAAWADMPPGLRASLGPEGAAAVREILWGRVRPTPARGMPALVVAGACDPLLPPPAADALARAVGAELQMLEGANHWPLGGARWQPAVSLVHRWLVQRLGEPLLETYAEAMADREPNDRD
- a CDS encoding response regulator produces the protein MSLETNAPAAEPNDAVDRLEAVSDTALALLSLDDLLHELLARVKRILAADTAAIFLLDGDVLVERAATGLEEEDTREVRIPVGAGFVGRVAADRHPVAIENVDRAQLAHPVLRESGIRSLLGVPILFEGRVVGVLHVGTLQPRQFRRADAQLLQVVADRIGLGIEYSRLYEQERNARARSEVEQRRSRFLANVSALLATTPDYEPTLRNLARLAVPELGDWCVIDMLGEQGLMRRVAVAHVDPTKESLGWELERRYPMRPDDAYSPARVARTGRPQLVAEVTEAILAEAARDVTHLDLLHQLGLASAITVPLVARGRTLGTLSVAISASGRRYTQEDLIFMEEVAARAALAVDNARLYREAQETSRLKDEFLATLSHELRTPLTSVLAWMWMLRRGRLDQPAAERARETMEKSIRSLLHIIDDLLDVSRAIRGQLRLDVRPIGLVPVIQAAVDAVRPAASARDIRLRTTIDADAGPIQGDASRLQQVIWNLLINAIKFTPVGGRVHVRLERDDSSAIVTVSDSGPGVPREFLPHVFERFRQADAGSTRAQGGLGLGLDIVRHLIELHGGTVKVDSPGEMGGATFTVTVPLHEPERAAAAEAGAPAEPARPELAIAPSSALDGARVLVVDDEADAREVLSVLLTGAGAEVRTSASAAEALDVLKRWQPDVLVADIAMPGEDGYELLSRVRDLAPRQGGETPALALTAYAHPEDRERALSAGFHDYIPKPFEPPSLVMAIARLARTRRATRRRAAAPRPGGLIMLVEDDPGTCEYSCAVLRDCGYRVLTAQSGEEALRVWAKHRGEIDLIVTDLMMPRSSGVDVYRTLRAEQADVPIIIVSGYPLVAEMLGARQEGVVECLEKPVAPEQLAASVRRALAREAWAG